One region of Cucurbita pepo subsp. pepo cultivar mu-cu-16 chromosome LG03, ASM280686v2, whole genome shotgun sequence genomic DNA includes:
- the LOC111790026 gene encoding uncharacterized protein LOC111790026: protein MATLHFVPSAFSLPKQKQPTKLSSVFKLRPTTQIGCSQRRLVVRSYKVVIEHEGQTTELEVDADESILDSALDKGLDIPHDCKLGVCMTCPARLVSGAVDQSEGMLSDDVVEKGYSLLCVAYPRSDCHIQTIPEEELLALQLATAND from the coding sequence atGGCAACTCTTCATTTTGTGCCATCCGCTTTCTCTCTACCAAAACAAAAGCAACCCACCAAGCTTTCCTCAGTCTTCAAGCTCAGACCCACAACCCAGATAGGCTGCTCACAGCGGCGCTTGGTGGTCCGGTCGTACAAAGTGGTGATCGAGCACGAGGGGCAGACCACAGAGCTGGAGGTGGATGCCGACGAGAGTATATTGGACAGCGCATTGGACAAAGGGTTAGACATTCCTCACGATTGTAAGCTTGGGGTGTGCATGACTTGCCCTGCTCGCCTTGTCAGTGGCGCCGTGGACCAGAGCGAAGGCATGCTGAGCGATGATGTTGTGGAGAAAGGGTATTCGCTTCTGTGTGTGGCTTATCCCCGCTCAGACTGCCACATCCAAACCATCCCTGAGGAGGAATTGTTGGCACTTCAATTAGCCACAGCTAATGACTGA